The sequence CGTACTCCTACATCGGTTGATTGGCTTACAACAATCTTTAGTGCCGCGACTTTCTCCCGCAGACTTGCAAGCTACACATCAGTTTACCAAAagtaagtaaaaaataaaagtaagataaataaagaaatCTAAAAGCAGATTTTCATAGTGGTCTGGTCCGGTTCGATAATATTTACCTTCCGGCGTGGCCATCGAAATACCTCTCCCCTCCGGCATATCTTTTTAACCGCTGTGGTGCAAATCCTCAACTTTCTGGCCGCTTCTTCAATGGGAAGATCCCAAAGCTCGCTCATGTCTTTCACTGTTAAGCTCCTAGTCCGCTTCCTCTGTTCTTGTCCTCGGCACATAGAGATCAACCACAAAACCAAACATCAGTGAGATCACTAAAATTAATGTTCATgaggcaaaaaaaaacatgttcttAAATCTTAATCCACATGCAAACCCATGCAGACTCACTATCTTCCGTGCAGACCAGTAATTACTATATACAATAAAAGcgtaaataacatattataaaaccTAATATCTAACCATATGGTAGACGAATTCTTGTGGCTCGAGTAACAAATTCTCCTATGATGATAAATGGTTATAGTTTGAGAAATTAGAGAAAAGAACCTGTGCAGAGAGATTGGTTTGTCTCCTTGGCTTTCCTTTCGCAGCAGGGGGCACAGATGCAACatttagagatttattaggcaCAGCCAAAGACATTGGAATATCAACACGTGGTGGCAACGTCGACATAAGTAACTGGCTGCTTGTGGTACAAGCATTCATAGCTTGATAGAAATCAGCATTAGTGTCTTGCATTATTACAAAACCTTCTGCTGCCCTAGCCGCACAATAACCTTCAATAAATTTCTTCACATCCTCCATCTTTAAATTCATTTGGTATCGAAGTTCGTTTGAACCATCGAAACGTCGAGTCTCGATAACCGCATGGCAGAAGTATCCAATCCCTCCAAAGAGATCAAGTCTCATCATCTCCTGACCTGTGTAACCACATAACACGTACAACCACTCAAATAAAGATCAGTGTAACAATAAAATGTAAGAgatagagatatatatatataccattagCATGGACTAGTTGTCGAAGAAGGTTGCAATAGGTGCATAAGAAAAGTCCTTGAGAGATGGTCGGTGTTGGTGTAATCACCGGGACAGGCATCGCCGATGCACCACCGGTTTCAAAGTTCATAGTATTTTCCGCAAAAACGTGAGCATTCGCCTGAAGAATACCGCTCTCTCCGACATTTTCATTACCAATCTCTCCTAGGTCAGTATAATCGATGTATTCGTTGATATCATCACTAAGTGTATCCGACGTGTTCACAGTAAGTGAATCATCATCGATTCTAAGTGATTTAAGATACTCTTTGATGGTGTCCCCATGAGCGTTTAAAACCGAAGGATCTCCCAACAACGCGGTTCTGTTAATCTCCAAGGCTGGCGCTGGAGGAGGGGCAAGAAGAGTATTTTTGCTGAAGGGTAAGTCCATGAGATTAGGATTTGGGTTAGACATGAGGCTCATAAGATATTCTTCAGAGTAAGCGTCATAGAAAATATCCTCATCTTCGTTGTCTTGAAGAGCAATTGGTTTTGGATCACCACCAGCCATTTTGTTTTGCCCTCTTCTTCTAAttgctttctctttttcttctttaggaTGAGACCAAACAAGGAGAAGAGAAAAACTCTCTCAAGCAGAGTACGATACTTGAGAGTTGAAGAACAAAGAGTGAGAGGAGAGAATTGAAGAAACGAAAAGAAAGGTTTATGTAGACAGGAGAGATATTATGGCGGTTAATGGTCGTTGTagttagttatttttttaatccaacAGATGTGTCTGTTCCGTTAATTGTCTTCCCGCGAGAAATAactgtctgtttttttttcttccttgaTAAGCAATTGTGATGAGAAAATTTGATAAAACCAAatgtaacatttttttaaatgtaaatagataatttttttcaaagtgTATGCATTGCATCTGTATCGTTGatgtgaaaatattatttttaacaataCTTTTGTATTTAAGCTGTATTTCACACGTGATAATATAAGAATTCAGAAGAAGAACAATACGATTAGGCATTAATATACAGATTTGTTGAATCACTAAAGTACATATACAAAGGCATTGTGAGAGAACTTAAACCCACCATAAGTTAACAAATGCATTACTATACactaaaaaaaatgatgatgttcTCTGAGTAAGAAGATAATCTAAATCGATTATCTCTATATAAATTACAACCGAACAAGAGTTATCGCCCAACAAAACTTTATACATTCTTCTAATCTTCCTATTAATGATAATAAAGATCCGCCGGACTCAGAAAAAACCACCCAATATGTACTACATATACTTATATACAAAGTACTAACCTGAATAACAGGTTAGGTAACGGTGACTTTTCCTCCTCCTCCCTCTCTATCTCTCAGGAAAatatggagaaaaaaaaacgcTAAAAGATTTGACATATTCATTTGCTTCAAAATGGTAGTGGTGATCAAACTCCTCTGTTAGGCATTGGTGAAAGAACGATCACGGAATCTCTATGTACACTTGTTTTATGTTCTTGTCTACTAAGCCATGGCAGGGATGCTGGAGTTTTGGTGGTCACGGCTCAAGCAATCGAACCCTTCTACTCTAACTGCAGGTGGTGCGAGTCCAAACTTCATTCTGCCGCATCCACGAGATGAAGATGGAGATGGAAAACCGGTTGATGATGAATTGGGATGAAGGAAAGGAGAGTTTGGTGAGACTGGAGTGAGTTTCTCATCTCGAAAGCGAGCATCTTGAGCTAATGGGTTCACCGCTCTGCTTGGAGGTGAACCAGGAAAATAGGGTGGGGGGGATGATGATAGTAACTGCCCTATTGTTCCTTTATCCTCCTCCTGTATAGATATAGAGATAATAACAAACCACATGACTAATGAGTTTAAAGGAAAGGTTTGGAGGGAGACCAAAAGATTGTAATAAGAATACAAACTAGACTACTAGACTAACATCAAGTTGAATAAAGAGTCATACCTTTCTACGAATAATGTCGAGAAGCTCAGCACCAGCTTTAGAATCACACAAATCAGTAGCGGTTTGACTAGAAAACAGAGAAACCAAAACAAAGTTAGTTATAATCAGAAGAGAAtctgagaaagaagaaaaaaaaaggaggatGCTTTTTGTGTGTACCTCATGTGAAATCTGAGAGGGCGAATGATGTTGTTGGAGAGTAAGCCAACACGTCGAGGCTTAGGACAAACGACAAGATCCTCCCGAGACATGAAGGCGTTCTGCTGAATGTTGCAAAGGTAACGCCCTGAATTGAAATTTGGTTCCAAGCAAAAGGAAGCAAATCAAGTTAGATCACTAACACTCACGAAATCTACAAACTTTATGACTTTAAAACGGATTTGATTTAGAGGAAAACAAAAAAGATCATTCTAAATTTGGAGAGATAGGGTAGCTAGTAAGTCAGTAAGTGTGATTTATATTTTGTGGACAGCTTAATATTCCGGTTTCTATGCATTTATAATTGGCCTTGTGCTTACTAAATTATCttccaattttttatttatatacagtactggtatgtttcaaaaaaataaaaaattacagtactggtcaaacaatgaacatatacgTATTATCGTCCTCTTTTTTTCAGAGTAGTATATAACAAAAccaattagtttatttttggtaagaaaattaaaaaaaaaaacgaattctATTATACTATTTGCATTATAGTATACACGTTGCATCGCATTAATCGGTTGTCGTCCATCAAACAACACAGACCCGTCAGCATATCCCCGTAGGATCTTTCCTGGATCCAATCTCAAATAGTAGTAATACTCCCGACAGCATTAGTTCACACGCTGAAAGCATCACTAAAGACAAAGACAAGACATGAACCACATAAactcaataataataataattgcgTAATCCTCACGATCTCTTTAGAAATCACCTTGCTCACTTTCGTGTCACCTTATCCTTCTAAATACATTCTTT is a genomic window of Brassica napus cultivar Da-Ae chromosome A2, Da-Ae, whole genome shotgun sequence containing:
- the LOC106363575 gene encoding uncharacterized protein LOC106363575, which codes for MAGGDPKPIALQDNEDEDIFYDAYSEEYLMSLMSNPNPNLMDLPFSKNTLLAPPPAPALEINRTALLGDPSVLNAHGDTIKEYLKSLRIDDDSLTVNTSDTLSDDINEYIDYTDLGEIGNENVGESGILQANAHVFAENTMNFETGGASAMPVPVITPTPTISQGLFLCTYCNLLRQLVHANGQEMMRLDLFGGIGYFCHAVIETRRFDGSNELRYQMNLKMEDVKKFIEGYCAARAAEGFVIMQDTNADFYQAMNACTTSSQLLMSTLPPRVDIPMSLAVPNKSLNVASVPPAAKGKPRRQTNLSAQRKRTRSLTVKDMSELWDLPIEEAARKLRICTTAVKKICRRGEVFRWPRRKLASLREKVAALKIVVSQSTDVGVRARAEVKIENFEKQIDAIYSKAR
- the LOC106355987 gene encoding uncharacterized protein LOC106355987, translating into MSREDLVVCPKPRRVGLLSNNIIRPLRFHMSQTATDLCDSKAGAELLDIIRRKEEDKGTIGQLLSSSPPPYFPGSPPSRAVNPLAQDARFRDEKLTPVSPNSPFLHPNSSSTGFPSPSSSRGCGRMKFGLAPPAVRVEGFDCLSRDHQNSSIPAMA